The DNA region ACGTTGCCCACCGCCCCGCCCACGCCCAGACTGATGGAGGAAAAACCGAAGTAGCTGCCCACCAGTTCCGGCGGCGCGAAGCGGGCGGTCAGGGTCTGCTGGGCCGGGAACACCGTCATGGTGCCCAGCGAGTACAGCGCCACGCAGGCCAGCAGGGCCGGGAAGGTCTGCACGAAGGCCATCAGGCCCAGGGCGCTGGCGACCAGCAGCACGCTGCTCATCAGGTTGGCCCGCTTGGAAATCTTTTGATCCAGGTACTGCACCGCCGGGTACTGAAGCAGCACCGCCAGCCCGGCACTCAGGGCATAGATGGGGCCGGTGGCTTTCGCACCGGCCAGGTCAAAGGCTTTCAGGGTAACCAGCACGTTCAGTTGCGTACTCAGAATGAAGTACCCGATCAGCACCAGCGTGAAACGCCGAAACCGCACGTCAGCGGCGGCGACCTTCAGGCCGTCGAATTGCCCGCCGCCCGTGGGCTGCGGTTTCACATGCGGCAGCGTAAAACCCATGACCAGTGCCGCCAGCAGATACACCACCCCGGCGGCCATGGCCGCTGTTCTGAAGCCCAGGCCCATCAAAGCCGCGCCGATCAGCGGGCCGGTCACCATGCCCAGGTTTCCGAAGATGCTCATGAGGCTGAACATGCGCGTGCGGTCTTCCGGGCGGGTCACCGCGGTCAGGGCGGCATTCTTGGGCGCGTCGAACAACCCGCCCCCCACCCCGGCCACCAGCGAGGCCAGCAGCAGCACCGGCAGGGTGGTGGCAAAGCCCATCCACACGAAGCCCGCCATGCGCAGCAGGCACCCGGCCAGGATCAGCGGTTTCGGCCCACTTCTGTCCGACCACGCCCCGCCGAACACGGTCAGGCCCTGCTGCGTCAGCTGGCGCAGGCCCAGCACCAGCCCGATACTGGCCGCCGCCCACTTCAAGTCCCCCACGAAGTGCACGGTCACCAGTGGAATCACGGCAAAAAACCCGCCCCACATCAGGAAGTTGGCGAACATCAGGCCCAGTTGCGCCGCAGAAGGTCGGAAAGAAACGGGCGGCGCGGTCTGAACAGTCACAACCCCGAGGGTACTCCTGTGGCTGCGCCAGGGACGGTAAGCCAAATGACGGAGAACAAAACCGGCTCCGCCCGCGAAGCCCTACCCTGAACGGTACGCATGACCACCACCGACCATCTCCAACGTATGCCAGACTCCGTAATGTTCCGTTTCCAGCGTGGCGACGAAAAAGGCGAAAGCCGGGGTTTTCCAGCGTGTCCTTGCCAGACATTCGGACGTGCCCGGGACAGGGCAGCGGGCGCGAACATGCAACGGGGCAGGTCGGCATGAGTGCCCTGACGGAACTCTCTCCTGGCGTTCACTTTTTTCCCAGCGCCGTGAACAGTGTTGTGGTCGAGGACGGTCGCGGCGGCGCTCTGCTGGTCGATACCGGCCTGGACGACTCGCATGGCCGGAAACTGCTCCGGGCCTTAGCAGAGGCGGGGTTAATCCCCACGGCCATCCTGAACACCCACAGTCACGCGGATCACCACGGCGGAAATACCTTCATCCTGAAGAAATTTCCACACCTGCCTGTCTATGCGCCGCCGCTGGAGGCCGCCATCATCCAGCACCCCGTGCTGAAACCACTGTCGCTTTACGGCGCCTCCCCGCTCCCTGACCTGCGCACCAAGTTCCTACTCGCCCCGGCCAGCCCCGCGCAACCCCTTCAGAGTGGCCCTCAAAGTGTCGGTGGGGCAGGGGTGGAACTGATCGAGATTCCCGGCCACGCCCTGCAGATGTACGCTGTGCGCGTCCGGGACGTGCTGTACGCCGCCGATGGACTTTTCGGCAAGGACGCGCTGGCAAAACACCCGCTCACCTTCTGCGCCGATTCCGCCGCACAGAAGGTCAGCGCCCGCAGGCTGGGCGAGTTGAACGGGGTTCGCGTCGTGTTGCCCGGCCACGGGGAACCTACCCCGAACCTCGCGGAACTGGCGGCCCTGAACCTGGCCGCTTATGAGCGCACCACGCAGGCAGTGCTGGCCGCCGTGCAAAATGGCGAGGCCAGCATCGACGATTTGCTGGCCCGCGTGTGCAGTGCGCTGGGGGCCGAAATGACTCATGCCGGGGCGATCGTCCTGAACCGCGCCGTGGTCAGCGCCCATCTCACGGAACTGGTGCAGGGCGGGCAAGTCCGGGCCTTTGTCGCCGGCAACCGGTTGCTGTTCGCGCCGGAATCGTGAAGAAAGACGGTATTGGGCATCGTCCAGCCGCGGCGTAGCGTGAAGCCATGACGAAAAAAACCAGCAAAGACAGCCCCAAAGCCGGAGCCAAGAAAACGGCCAGCCGCAAAGACAGCAAAGACAGCGTCCCCGCAGGGAAGCCGGGTGTACGCGCCAGCGGTGAAGCGCACGCCGACGCCGCGCACCTGCGCACCACCAACAATGCCCTGGTGGATCACGCCTACCTGACCGAACAGGAATTCGGCGTGGTGGCCGAGACGCTGCAACGCAACCTGGCGACCACCATCTCCCTGTACCTGAAATTCAAGAAGTACCACTGGGACATCCGGGGCCGTTTCTTCCGCGACCTGCACCCCGCCTATGACGAGTTCATCGACATGATCTTCCCCAGTATCGACGAGCAGGCCGAGCGTCTGGTGGCGCTGGGGGGCAGCCCCGCCGCCGCGCCCGCCGATCTGGAACGCTACAGCGTGGTCAGAGTTCCGCAGGAAACCGTCCGGGACGCCCGCACCCAGGTGGCTGACCTGGTGCAGGACCTGTCGCGCGTCGGCAAAGGCTACCGCGACGACAGCCAGACCGTCGAGGAAGCCAACGACATGGCCACCACCGACATGTACAACCAGTACGCCCTGACCATCGACAAGATCCGCTGGATGCTGCAGGCCATGATGGACGACGAACAGATGAACTGAAGAAGATCCTGGGCTTGAAAAGCCCGGCGCAAAAGGGCAGAGAGGAGAGGGGCAACCCCCTCATTCTCTGCCCTTGTGTTATTTTTCTTTCGTGGAGCGGATTCTTGTGAGTGCCTGCCTGCTGGGCGAGCGCGTGCGTTACGACGGGCGGGCGGCCGCGTGGGAACCGCCGGCCCTCTGGCTCAAGTGGCAGAGGCAGGGGCGGCTTCTACCGTTCTGCGCGGAGTGCGCGGCGGGTTTTGCGGTGCCTCGGCCCAAGGCCGAACGCCTGGGTAAGCAGGTCGTGGAGCAAACCGGGGCGGATGTGACCGCCGACTTCAGGCGCGGGGCAGAACTGACCCTGGCCTTCGCCCACCGGCATAGCATTCGCCTGGCCGTCCTCAAGGAGAAAAGCCCGTCGTGCGGCGTGAACATCATTTACGACGGTTTCTTCAGTGGGCGGCAGATCACGGGTGAGGGCGTCGTGGCGGCGCTGCTTCGTCAGCACGGCATTCAGGTGTTCAGTGAACACGAGCTG from Deinococcus fonticola includes:
- a CDS encoding MFS transporter, whose protein sequence is MTVQTAPPVSFRPSAAQLGLMFANFLMWGGFFAVIPLVTVHFVGDLKWAAASIGLVLGLRQLTQQGLTVFGGAWSDRSGPKPLILAGCLLRMAGFVWMGFATTLPVLLLASLVAGVGGGLFDAPKNAALTAVTRPEDRTRMFSLMSIFGNLGMVTGPLIGAALMGLGFRTAAMAAGVVYLLAALVMGFTLPHVKPQPTGGGQFDGLKVAAADVRFRRFTLVLIGYFILSTQLNVLVTLKAFDLAGAKATGPIYALSAGLAVLLQYPAVQYLDQKISKRANLMSSVLLVASALGLMAFVQTFPALLACVALYSLGTMTVFPAQQTLTARFAPPELVGSYFGFSSISLGVGGAVGNVVGGILLDLGQRLGFPDLPWLALFLTGVLTALGLKWALKGLPRNPIGSGYIMKGPQEKN
- a CDS encoding MBL fold metallo-hydrolase; this encodes MSALTELSPGVHFFPSAVNSVVVEDGRGGALLVDTGLDDSHGRKLLRALAEAGLIPTAILNTHSHADHHGGNTFILKKFPHLPVYAPPLEAAIIQHPVLKPLSLYGASPLPDLRTKFLLAPASPAQPLQSGPQSVGGAGVELIEIPGHALQMYAVRVRDVLYAADGLFGKDALAKHPLTFCADSAAQKVSARRLGELNGVRVVLPGHGEPTPNLAELAALNLAAYERTTQAVLAAVQNGEASIDDLLARVCSALGAEMTHAGAIVLNRAVVSAHLTELVQGGQVRAFVAGNRLLFAPES
- a CDS encoding Dps family protein encodes the protein MTKKTSKDSPKAGAKKTASRKDSKDSVPAGKPGVRASGEAHADAAHLRTTNNALVDHAYLTEQEFGVVAETLQRNLATTISLYLKFKKYHWDIRGRFFRDLHPAYDEFIDMIFPSIDEQAERLVALGGSPAAAPADLERYSVVRVPQETVRDARTQVADLVQDLSRVGKGYRDDSQTVEEANDMATTDMYNQYALTIDKIRWMLQAMMDDEQMN
- a CDS encoding DUF523 domain-containing protein, translating into MERILVSACLLGERVRYDGRAAAWEPPALWLKWQRQGRLLPFCAECAAGFAVPRPKAERLGKQVVEQTGADVTADFRRGAELTLAFAHRHSIRLAVLKEKSPSCGVNIIYDGFFSGRQITGEGVVAALLRQHGIQVFSEHELERVQPWLEVQ